A part of Strix aluco isolate bStrAlu1 chromosome 21, bStrAlu1.hap1, whole genome shotgun sequence genomic DNA contains:
- the LOC141932969 gene encoding glutamine-rich protein 2-like: MERLNERMQETLSRVAGQEQGWHQVQRQLSEEMDSKLDRLELGPFRQQLEEHWRSILEQLKEKEPLTEADDAAGMKKQLLAHFHCLSCDRPLSMLAPGPHIAAIPYMPPLPPHLAGRSHTVVELEQTRQHSHKERVGECRYPHVPRQCGGRHTVTHPLQRCPHPQPHPPSTPRPLQPRALLPIKHDETELSGQDGHIYRGRRVRQLPVLVGKEDFPRAKPKLSPRQWDAKDTSRLLSRPQSTASSLSQPGIPTSPEHRPASSHGRLSQARGLLVPLQPSWDGSSTPEARQDRGSPTEAPPPRPPSRRGSVSGQQQ; this comes from the exons ATGGAGCGGCTGAATGAGAGGATGCAGGAGACGCTGAGCCGGGtggcggggcaggagcagggctggcaccaggTCCAGCGGCAGCTCAGTGAAGAGATGGACTCCAAG CTGGACCGCCTGGAGCTGGGGCCTTtccggcagcagctggaggagcactgGAGGAGCATCCTGGAGCAGCTCAAGGAGAAGGAGCCGCTGACGGAGGCtgacgatgcagctgggatgAAGAA gcagctgctggcccatTTTCACTGCCTGTCCTGCGACCGGCCCCTCAGCATGCTGGCGCCTGGCCC gcacatCGCGGCCATCCCGTACATGCCAccgctccccccccaccttgcCGGGCGCTCCCATACTGTCGTGGAGCTGGAGCAAACACGGCAGCACAGCCACAA GGAGCGGGTGGGCGAGTGCAGGTACCCCCACGTGCCGCGGCAATGCGGGGGCCGGCACACCGTCACCCACCCGCTGcagcgctgcccgcacccccagccccacccgcCCAGCACCCCGCGGCCGCTCCAGCCCCGCGCCCTGCTCCCCATCAAG cacgaCGAGACGGAGCTGTCGGGCCAGGATGGCCACATCTACAGGGGCCGGCgggtcaggcagctgcctgtgctcgtGGGCAAGGAGG acTTCCCCAGGGCCAAGCCCAAGCTGTCCCCGAGGCAGTGGGATGCCAAGGACACCAGCCGCCTGCTCTCCCGGCCCCAGAGCACTGCGTCGTCGCTCAGCCAGCCAG GCATCCCCACCTCGCCAGAGCACAGGCCAGCCTCCTCCCACGGCCGCCTCTCCCAGGCACGGGGGCTCCTCGTGCCCCTCCAGCCCTCGTGGGACGGATCCAGCACCCCGGAAGCCAGGCAGGACCGGGGGTCCCCGACCGAAGCCCCACCACCCCGGCCACCGAGCAGGCGAGGAAGCGTCTCTGGCCAGCAGCAATAA